The Cuculus canorus isolate bCucCan1 chromosome 10, bCucCan1.pri, whole genome shotgun sequence region CTAGTGAAGGAAGCAGATGTCTCTTGAAGTCTTAACAGGGAGAGATGCGTTGCGAGAAAGCTTTTTggctttggggattttttgtggggttttttttagggtttttttctaatattcctCTCTGGCTTTTAAAATCACATCACATGATTGCTTCAATTTTCGTTTACATCAAGAAAGGGCCTATGTGGTGTATATTTTTTATCATGAAGCTCTCTTCTTGCAACGAGAACATTGCACCATTCCAGAAACTGTTAAAAGAAGTCTGCCAGTTCTAAACTGTTATGAAATACcccttcttatttcttttcaaggtTAGTAGCAAAGATGAGGACTTTCTGGATCTGTCGGTTGATGTGGAACAAAATACATCAATCACGCACTGTCTAAGGTAAGTGAAAGTACTTGTGAACAGAGCACACACCTGCCCTTGGTCTGGAGGAGAGGGCCCAGCATCGTCGCTCTATTGCACAACAGTTATAGGCATTGACTTATGgtaaaatatattctgttcAGAGTGCTGTTTGGTTTACCTTTATCTTGGGGTTTGGAAGCTGCTTGTTCCTCAGTGGTTTTTAGTGATTAATTAGTGAGCTGATTTCTTAGTGGCCTGCAAGATTGATTTCCACTTTCTTTAATGGggattttaatttgttctaTCACATAGTCTGATTTCAACAAAACTAAACATGCTGTGTTTGgattgtaaaaacatttttgtgtttttttaatgttgttgctgcatttcagctgtCTGGCCCTGATGTTTACGGTCAACCTCTTTTTGCCGATAGAGCTTTGCTCTATGTATTTGCTGGATTATCAGCTGCTAGGATACTGCAGGTTATAGCATCTAGCTTTTTAATAGCCCATAATGGCTGTGTAATTGCTCAGAGCTGAAAGATGATCCCGACTTTGTCTCAGCAGTGGTACATGACTATAGGTCTGAACATTTTAATGTCTGCCAccaaaggaaacagaatggCCTTTAGAAATGAACCTGGTGTCCTTATTGCTCTTTGTTACCTGTGGGTTTGACTCCTGCCCCAGAAGGTGTGCAGTTAACACTTAGAGGTTGTGATTTCCAGATTTTTCTAGCTGAACATCAATACTCTATCCCAAAACTGGGACCAGTACACCTAAAACGTGTGTGGGAGGTACAAGCAATATGAATTTCATCTTCTCTGTGTACTTTGAGGGGGTTCAGTATTATTATTAGCAGTAGCTTTTAACTAGATAGTCTGACTGAGTATCGCTGCTGattattctttccatttctttcctttccacagAGGGTTTAGTAACACTGAAACTCTATGCAGTGAATATAAGTACTATTGTGAGCAGTGCCGCAGTAAGCAGGAAGCACAGAAAAGGTAAGAGTCAAATACTCAGGCTAGTGCACATGTTCTCATAAAATGAGCAGCTGTTGGAAGAACACACCTTGTGAATTCAGTGCAAGCAAAATGTGAGGCTCCTTAGGTATGTGTTTGGTGGGAAGCGAGTAAGGAAAATGGGAGAAACCAAGTAACTTTGTGACGACCTTAtcagagagaaatgaagagaTTCATTTTGTATTCCTCCCAGAAGAGCTTATATCTGGTGCTTCCAGACATTCACATTTTCCCCAGTGAGCATTAATCAGCTTAAAGCCACTGAAAACCATCCCATATGCTTTTGCTATGAATACTGTAtccaaaaatctcatttctcatCCTGTACTTAGACAGAGCCAGAGCAGCAAGACAGATTTATTCAGTCTCTTTCTTCCCAATGATGTGTTGAAAAATTGATGGTCTCAATGTAGGCAGTTGTCCTGCATTCAAATATCAGATGTGTGGTTAatctttcagaataaatattgccTGTCCTCACTGGAACATGCTTGAGGAGACCAGCCTTCAAAATCTTCATCAACATTTTAGatgctttttaaactgaaactgTTCTTGAACAAAGGTTTCTTTTAGATGATCTGCTAATATCTCattcttttacatattttttggTTCagaatgaaagtgaaaaagttGCCCATGATTCTAGCTCTGCACTTAAAAAGGTTCAAATACATGGACCAGCTGCATCGATACACCAAACTCTCCTACCGTGTAGTCTTTCCCTTGGAGCTCCGGCTCTTCAACACTTCAGGAGATGCTACAAATCCTGACAGAATGTATGACCTTGTGGCTGTGGTTGTTCACTGTGGCAGGTATGTTGGGTTTGCGCTTTCTGGGccttaaatgcattttcttgaCCTTTAAAAGGACTCTATGTTGTAGCAGCACAGCGGCCGGTGATGTGGGAGCGTGCTGATCAGCATCACAGATGCTTGTTAGGAAGttaggtgttaaaaaaaatgttttgatcttttttccctcttttttttactgttattaaattttcctttctgagtcACAGTCcaaggtttgcttttttatcaGCTTTTGAACATGGTAGCCAGTCAGacaatttgtttctttgagCTGTAGCAAAGTaagagctgttttaaaaaaagacaaacaaaactaagaaaaaccccacccttagccctgctttccaggaaagctaaatggaataaaaaacaCATCTTGGGAAAACACTAAGATAGAATGGAGTTGCAGTTCTCATGCTGGTGCTTGCTAAAccattgtggtttttttagAAGCTGGTGCCACCCCGTGGAATAAGCCGTGCACTGCTGATTATTTGTAGTGGTCTTCTGCTCTTGATTACGTTTCTATTGTTGTTGTAGTGGGTTTAAATCTGGTTTTAAtaccaaagaggaaaaaaaaattaagcacctttagggggaaaaagcagtcatggatgcaaaaaaatatttattactgcCTTCTGGAAGTGTGAGTTTTAAAGTAATAAGTTATTACAGACCCAAGCAATACAATTTAATCACATTAACATCACATAGGTTTAGTATAAATAAACTACAGGTGATCCTAGGTGATCTCTGTTAGGGTCCAGATGTGctagtttttatttattgttatcATGTTAAGATCTCctatgcattttcttctgtagatTCTCAATTTGCTGTACCTATAATTATGCTTATGTGTTTTAATAAAGGTGATTAGTAATTGAGGTGTATTAAATAgctttggttttacttttcCAAGTGTTGTCTTATGTGGGGCTTTTAGGAGCCCTGTGACTCCTCTGGTTTCAGTTCTTACTCAGATCTTACCGAAGACTTGAGATAAACTCTATAGCTTGCATTCTCAGAActtgttttaaatacttcacCCATATAGTTCTATGTGTCATTTAGTTGCTCTAAGCAAAGAAGTTTGTCTGTGGCAGGTAATGTGTGTATCAGTAATTCTGGAAGGACTAGCAGGGTACTTTTTTCTGGCTAAAACTGATATAAATATAGGTTCATTTAAAGCCTTGCATAGATGCTaagtaaaaagtaaaactggagaaggggagaatatgttttttttttcgctGTGTCCCTGGACTGTTCTCTCTGCATTTGAGGTTGGGAGATTGGGAACTTGTACTTTTTCATCCATGTAGTTTCTTATCCTCAGCTGTCACCTTTTCAGGGCAGTTTGCCTGCCCTTACTCTGCAGATCCATCTCCCTTTGAAATAGGTAATTTTGTTGTCCCTTCACTTCAGAGCAAGCATTCAGGATACAGGCGATAGAATTGGACTGGGCAACTGCCCCTGGAAAAGTGGCAGGAAGAGGCAGGAAGTCTGTCTGTAGTCAGCCATGGGTGAAACCACactaacaattaaaaaaatacattctgtacAAATATTTCAGACAGACAGTTATTAACAGTTTTGATCAGCGGTGGGGAATGCGACAAAGCAATGATTGaaataactgcttttaattttgtgttttgaagtaTATGAATGGgtatctgaaatatttataaatatgtatggTTTTAGTTTCTTGTATGTGGTAAGTAGCAAAGGCACAAACTTTCATTCGAGCAATTTGGCAAAGTCAAAGAAGCTAAGCCATGTTATGAGCAGTATTAGACACCATAAGAGATGGGAGCTCTAACTCTGCAGTAACAGCTGGAATTGTGTGGGAGATCAGTGGTCCTGCCTCTGTGGGTACAAGAATAACAAGTCTTCAatcctgttttcctgcagtggTCCAAACCGTGGACATTATATCACCATTGTGAAGAGCCACGGCTTTTGGTTGCTGTTTGACGATGACATTGTAGAGGTAGGTATGCTATTGCATGGTAAGAGCAAGTGCAGGGCAGCGTCACGCTCTGGCTGTGGGGTTGTGTGTGGGATTAACTAGTACTTTCTGTGCCTCTGTAAGTATTTCAGCAAAACTAAAGCACAGAATAATCCTGGCTGCTTCAAAAGTACTTAAACGTTTTTGTGCGTCTCCGTTAGAGAAGTATGGAGAAGGGCATATAGGTGGCGTAGACAGCTCTGATACGGCATGCTGCGCACCTGCTTAGGCTGGATCATCACAGCTGTCTTATGCCTGACCTGAAGTGCTCCCCTTCCTGCCCACCTCTTGGACTCTGTGTTGTTGTTTACTTGCTTTGTACTGATTGCGTTTCATTGCTGCATTTAAGTACTTCGGACTTTCAGTTTGTGGGCAGTTTCCCCCAGTGAACTGAAGTGTAGAAAACCTGTTAAAAAGTACTGGGGAGACTGTAGTGAGGCGCTGAGGACACACAGAGAGGTTTGGGTTGTTTGCAGTAGTGTTTAAATGGTCTGCTCGAGCAAACTTTCCCTTCACTTTTCTACTAATGTATCTGTAAAGACTAAtatccaaaatatttatatatccGTGTATCATACATCATGGTCTGCTAATTTGGAAATAGTGTTCACTTCCATATTTTTACATGCAAGTATTCGCGGTCTTTTCCATTCAGGAAAGAAACTTcgcattttaaaagcagatgtaaACTAACTGTCTTGttgttctgtatttgttttttatcaGTCCCTTCTGTGTTGTATCTTGGCTTTTGTGTCAAAACAGGGTTTCTGTTTATCTGCAAACACTGTTGGCACTTCCCTAGCTGTgccaaaacacagctttcacaTCTGCACTGCCTGCTGTTGGACAGCAAGTGCAAGGAGCTGCCACAAGGAAGCTAGAATCTAGTTCCTTACTCCTGGagggctgcttttctttttcctttaagttgCTTTTCTAACTTTAatcttatctttcttttttttttaaagttcatctTCTTTTACAGAGTTTAtctaaaatgctgtaaaaataaaactcttgcatctgaaatttctgctttttgtgttttccatggTTTTCACTCTCTTGATTAGGATTAGCGATGCAGCCCTGACCTGTAGCACTACCTCTGCCCCAGCTGTGGATCTGGAGCTTTAAGGTTGCTATTCCTGCCAGCCAGCTCTCCCTGGCTGGCGTTTGCGTGTGTTATTTGCTTTATGTGACATTTAGGCTTTGTTTTTCCTACCAGTGGAGGGAATAAAAAATGGCACCAGTGTTTTGCACACGAGTCATTTGCGAGGGTTGGCTGTTTCTGATGAACAGTTGCTCCTTGACCTGCTTTGAGGAGTACAGTGTGAGGGTTCCTGCTGGATTTGTCCCAGAAGATCTCTTCACTGATGATCCATTGTGGCTGCTCCTGCCTTCTAAGCGTGTGGCAAACACAAAGTGTGCCTCTTTCCTCTGTCCAGGCAGTACCATTCTCTGTGCTCCATCTTCTTGGACTCCCTGGGATTTCTGGGGCTGTGGTGATCAGGGAAGGTGGGATAGCAGAGGCTTCTCTCCTTACTTTGTAGTCAGCTATTGAGAATTAGTTTCTTACTAGTGCCGTGGGGTGttcactgaaaaagcaaagtaaagcCACAGCTACTTCTGTCAATCCCATCTGCGGCCTAAAGAGATTTAAATATTGACTCTGAACCTGACTAAATGCTGTTGTGAAACTGTGTTTAGCCATAAGATGACACCACAGGAAATTGTTTCCTCTCTGACATTACAGAGGTTGTCCTCAAAAACGGAGTGGCAAAATCACCGAAAGCCCCAAAATGTGAATTCTGTGAGTTTCTGGTTTTAGGGCTACCCACAGAGTAGGTAGCCCTAAAAGCCCTAAAACCCACAAGATAGGGCTGCACTCCAGAGACTTGAAGACCGCAAAAGCAGAGGTTTTAGGCTTTGGCGATGTAACAGAACCAGCGTGACCTGGGGACGGAACACAACTGGTGCCAGTTAGCAGGCTTCCGTGCAGAGCCCTGCCACTTATGTATAGATTCTGCGACTGAAGGAGAGcacaagaaaaagcttttctcctttaaatacAGTTTCAAAGCTTTGTTGCGTTTTTGGCAAATGATGCGAGTTGATAGCTCTGAACTCTCAATGGGAAGTAGTTTATCCTTATTACCCACTAAATGTCAGGCGTGGTGAAgtcatatttatttatctatttggATCGGGTTGGAAGGCCAACTTTCAATTAAACTGAAGAATAGATGATAATAAAACGTACTAGAGCATATGTGAAAAGCAACTGCATCAAATCCAAGAGGCAAATCAGTCCAAGTAGTATTCTGCACCAAGCCAAACGAATTGAGTAACCTGAGTAAATGATCTCTGGCTGGTCTGATGTGTTGTTGTTAGAGCAGCTAAGTGATACATCACAGGGACAGTGTTTGTCTGAAACAGAGAGGGGGAAAGTGTCCatccaaacagaaaaggcaggGAAGGGTTTTGTTCAAGATTCACAGCATTCAGTTGAATGCTATGAATGGAACACAAGAAGAGGGTTTGGGTTGAGGAACCAGGATAGTTGTCTGGAAATGAGCAAAGGATATTGAGGCTTGgttaacaggaaaaataatcgTAATGCCAGGTGACACTGCAGAATCCTAAAAGCAGTTGTCAGACCATCAACTGGTTGTTACTCTGGACCTGCAGCTGTGTAAAACTTTGCTCTCCACGATATATGTGGTCACCTAAGGAGGGAAGAATTGAGTCTATATAATCCTCTTTTGGTTCCTCTGTGTTCTGTGGGTAGTGAAATCAAAAAAGGAAGTCGGTTTTGCTATGATAAAACTATAAATATCTGTAGGATGAATTAATCTCTGTCGAGTGTTGGAGTTGCATTCCAAATGAGTAGTGGAAATAGACTTGATTGCATGGCAAGTTAGTTggcacttaaaataaaacatgttggAGTTATCTGCTAAATATATGACAAAGCCTGGAGAACGTTCTTTTGCTGTTTTCGTGTTAAACAGTGGATCTAACAGTTTGTAGGAAATGTTGTGTTAATAAATGgtgcagaaatgcagaagcCCTCAGTAGGGTGTTTCAGCTTCTCTAAAGTCCATgaatggagaagagagaaagacaaaacatCTTTGAGGGAGGGTCccctgtctttttttaaaggaaagtgtTTAACACAGCCATTCAAGGGAGAATTTCTGTGGCACTGTTCTGCGTAGATGCATATTCTGGAAACTCTCCTCTCCCTGTAGTTCTTGTGCTTCAGAAAGGCTCAGGAAAGGATGGCCTGAACTTGCAGCACTCCTTAAAGACCCCAGTGTGCTTGTGGTTACTGTCTGACATGCAGGTCTGTTCAGTGAGCCATGGCTTAGCGTGATTGCTTTGGTAGCCAGATGGATTTGGTAGCTAAGGAGGCTCCATGATGGAGTCGGAACGTGGTCTCTGGCTTTTAAAGTGTGCGACCAAGTTcgtctctgctgctccctctcctgATCAAAACAAGTGTTGAACCCAGAGCCACTTGTATTCTGAACATCTCTTTGCTTCCTCAATTTTATTCCTTGGTGAATAAAGAGAAACTTTGGGCTAGTCTCCCTTGGTCCTTCACAACAAATCCAGACTACTTCAGCTTCTCCTCTCCATGGGTCCAGAGTCCGAAAGGTGTTCTAAAACGCTAAAACCCAGTGGAGTGCCGAGCAGCATGGGTTGTCAGGAATATTTGATTTCAGTGCGTTGGTCTCTactcttgctctgtggtggcTACAGAATCCAGTTCAGTAACATGAAGCCAGTCATTCTTAGGAACTGGATCAAGACTGGGGAAGTTGCATCTTTCAGAGCCCTTTAAAATGCCCTCCAGGCCTTGCTGGCTAgagtataaaaatgaaaagctgcttttctgcacATAGTTCACAACTTTAAGCGTAAGCAAACCACTTAATTCTGCTAATATGGCAAACGATTTCTCTTAAAACACAAACTTTGTGATAATATTCCAGTGGGCATTGTGGCAGCAAACCCTAAGGAAGGAAAGCTCTCCAAAGCCCAGTAGTTCATAATCAGCTGGAGTCCCCGGATTTCATGGCATAATTACCAGTAGTGCTCGCAGGACTCCTCTGTGTCAGAAGGTCACAAGAACTTTAAAATCTGGAATTCTTTTAGCTGGATGTTAAATCTGCTCTGGGTGAGCTTTATGCACTTATAGCTGTACAAAAGTCGCCTCTGCTCACCAatgactacttttttttcacatttacatttcaaaCCTGTAGTCAGGAATTGTCGCACCAGGCTGAATGAGAAAGCAGTTATAAAAATGATGTGTACTCTTTTAGGGGTGCATTTTCATGGATCCTTTTTTTTACGGTCCAGCTTAAAAGCATGCCACTTCCGAGAGGTTTATTATCTcatcttaatttcctttttcacaaTAGTGAATAAGGTAGTGAgtagaaaaacatttgtttggATGCAATGATATTGAAATATTGTTGTATTAATGCATGGCTTTCCAGTATCAACCCTGGCAACTGAAAATAATGCTTTGTCTGGGAAGGGGGTTCATAGGGTGATGTTTTGACTGAGGCTAATTAGAACTctcattaattttcagaaaattgatGCCCAGGCCATTGAAGAATTCTATGGGTTAACATCAGACATTTCCAAGAACTCAGAATCCGGATATATCCTCTTCTACCAGTCAAGAGACTAAGAGAAAAGATCAGTGTGtacaaatacaagaaaaaagggATCAAGATATGTCCAAACGGAACATGtttgtgacagcagcagcagttcctcaTTGATGCTGTAGGACCAGGACAGACGCAGCAGGGCAACTAAAGGTTTCTCCCTGCCATTTCCTGGAGGATTAGTGCTGACTGCTGTAACCAGAAGAGCTTTTgctccagttttctttctgggcCTTTTTTTTATGTGCTATCTTCCAAAATCTGTGTTACCTCTACTTGAAACCTGGCTGCTTATTTGTTTGTGAACTGAAGAAGAGATTTAAAAGTAGCATTGTGGAATTTATACCATTTAATGTTGGCTGGAGGCTGCACCTTGGTTTCTGCCGTTGTcgtttttctgtattttagcaGAATGATTTCACTATTCAGTGTCAGCTGAAGGCATATTTTAGGGTATGAGCAGCAGCTGGTTGCTGGATATTTTTGGTGAGTCAGACTCGAGAAGCAGTACAAAGCTAAGACATATTGGAAATGTCAAGTCtgtaatttttataaaaaggcAGACAAACCCCTCTCTCTGCAGCATTGTAAATGTCCCTGTTGTGCATTATCTTGGGTTTAGAGAACACTAACGGCACTGcttctttttataatttttgtttttaccattctgtttcttcttcaggaGGTGTTGAATTTAGTCCACGTTCAGCCTCAGCtattgtgtgttttccttttgaagcaGAAGCTCTGACTCAAAGCCACGTAGCTGCAGATGTGAGGGAGCAGGAAAGCAGTTGCCTTTAGAAGAACATGTCTGGCAACCAGTTGCTGTAGAAGGTTTGAAGTTGCAGCATTTCTTGGAGCTATTGCTTAAACCAAAAGTGCCCTCGTTCTAAAACAGGATCTGTTCCACATTTCATTCAGTCCATAGCAAACTGATGCAACTCGCATTGTGAATCTATGCTAACACACAGCACTAATTGTGGAGGGTTAACCAAGGGAATCATTGTTTATGTAACTAATCCACTTGTTCTTAGTCTTCAAGATAATGAACgtgtaagaaagaaaaccaaccaacaCACCCAGACGTTACCTTGCTAAGTGTTCCACATCATCTGTAGGTAATGTTTGTGTCCATCTGGGAATCGTCACACTCCCTACAAACACTTCTGATTGTCTTACCTCTATAGGCTTTGCTTAACAGGGGAAATTGTTAGTCTTTTGAAGACTGAAATTAAATGATTATCTGCTAGGTGTGTATATATTCTAATCTCAAGGATtactagaaagaaaagactGAGGGAGTTTGTAAGAGATCTCACAATCTtctgtaattttccttttgaacaGCCGTGTTGCCGTGCCAAAGCTCATTGCAGCTGGCTCTAAACTACTGGTGGAAATGAATATTCTCCTTTTTTCGTCTTGTTAGGTAACACAAGAGCTGTCCTCTGTGTGGTTGTTCCCAGCACAGCCATTCATGATGTGTACCAGTGATTGTTGTTCCTGAGGACGTTTACCTTATGCAATTCTGGGGCTCAGACAGGATACAGGATATTTTACCAAAACACTGTCCTcaggaaagcagcatttcacCCACCGTTTCTTGTAGTGGCTGTATgtatctgtttcttcttctcgTGACCAGAAACAATGTTAGCAATTAACTCCTGTCTTCAAAATGCAAACTAATCCTTGCCATTGTATTCCAACTGGGTGCGGGTTCCATTCTCCCGGCACATCTCCTCTTCCAGAAGATAAAATATGGacattgggttttttaattattttttattataccGAGTACTGTCGTTTTAAGAGACACATTCAGTAACAGCAAACATCCTTGTCATCTTTCCATGTGAAAATTGTTCCTGGCTAAGAGTCTTCTTCCCTGGTTCCCACCCAGCATCAAGTCCTCTCCTGGTGGCGCTCCCGGAACCCTGTCATCACCAAGTcctgcaaaaaaggaaaaaaaaagagcactgagttaaaaataatctaaacagtaaatacaaaaattaatgTAGTACACTAGACATGTATTTTGTATATCTGGCGAGAcgtttttacaaataaaataccTGACTGAGAGATACTATTGAGAGATATATGCTATAGATTAAAAACTGTTCAAGTGCACTTTTGCTACAGATTTATAAGGAGactaaaaggaattaaattggAAGAGAATGGTGTGATGTTACTTCTGTATAATAAATGACCCCAGCTGTCTCCAATAAAGGTCATGTATGATCAAATGCCCATGGCCCGCACACTTTTCCTTGCATTGCAGTAATGGGTTCGTGACTGGTTCTCCAGAGCTTCTCTCTCTGGGTTGGCTGAGGGCCCCAAATGCTCGATGTATATGCAGGTAACCTGTGCAGAACCAGGTTAAaccagagtcacagaatggtttgagtcaga contains the following coding sequences:
- the LOC104058166 gene encoding ubiquitin carboxyl-terminal hydrolase 12-like isoform X3, producing MQQDAHEFLNYLLNTIADLLQEEKKQEKQNGKLQNGSIESEEGDKTDLTWVHEIFQGTLTNETRCLNCEAVSSKDEDFLDLSVDVEQNTSITHCLRGFSNTETLCSEYKYYCEQCRSKQEAQKRMKVKKLPMILALHLKRFKYMDQLHRYTKLSYRVVFPLELRLFNTSGDATNPDRMYDLVAVVVHCGSGPNRGHYITIVKSHGFWLLFDDDIVEKIDAQAIEEFYGLTSDISKNSESGYILFYQSRD